One Phocaeicola dorei genomic region harbors:
- a CDS encoding alpha/beta hydrolase family protein has product MKKQMLLCMAALSFSAVSAQTYETRFARPLSDVLNDVAARFQVRLKYDIDTVGRILPYADFRIRPYSLEETLTNVLSPFDYKFVKQSDTVYKLKPYEYARRTDVDGEKMLSYLSGLYTDKDQWEQRREILRKEVRQRLGLDDMLKGTVKDAKPILSKVRKFDGYTVQNFALETLPGLYVCGSVYAPRSKGKHALIICPNGHFGQGRYRKDQQQRMATLARMGAICVDYDLYGWGESALQVGAEAHHTSDAHTIQAMNGLLILDDMLANRKDIDPARIGVNGGSGGGTQTVLLTVLDDRFTAAAPVVSLASHFDGGCPCESGKPIQLAGGGTCNAELAALFAPRPMLVVSDGGDWTATVPRLEYPYLQRIYGFYGATDKVSNVHLPQERHDFGPNKRNAVYDFFIDVFGLDRRMLDESKVTIESENALKSFGEKGEKLPAGALRYKE; this is encoded by the coding sequence ATGAAAAAACAGATGCTTTTGTGCATGGCGGCACTCTCTTTTTCCGCTGTGTCTGCACAAACTTATGAAACCCGGTTCGCACGTCCGTTATCCGATGTGTTGAATGACGTTGCCGCCCGTTTCCAGGTCCGCTTGAAGTATGATATTGATACGGTGGGGCGTATCCTTCCGTATGCCGATTTCCGTATCCGTCCCTATTCATTGGAAGAAACCTTGACCAATGTGCTTTCTCCTTTCGATTATAAATTCGTGAAGCAAAGTGATACCGTGTACAAGTTGAAACCATACGAGTATGCACGCCGCACGGATGTTGATGGAGAAAAAATGTTGTCATATCTTAGTGGCTTGTATACTGATAAAGATCAGTGGGAACAGCGCAGGGAGATACTCCGAAAGGAAGTGCGCCAACGTCTGGGATTGGATGATATGCTGAAAGGAACAGTGAAGGATGCAAAGCCTATTCTCTCGAAAGTACGGAAATTCGATGGATATACCGTGCAGAATTTTGCATTGGAGACCTTGCCGGGGCTTTATGTTTGCGGTTCGGTTTATGCACCGCGTTCCAAAGGTAAACATGCACTTATTATTTGCCCCAATGGCCATTTTGGACAGGGACGTTACCGGAAGGACCAACAGCAACGTATGGCTACATTGGCGCGTATGGGGGCTATTTGTGTGGATTATGACTTGTATGGATGGGGTGAATCCGCCTTGCAGGTGGGTGCGGAAGCGCACCATACCAGTGATGCGCACACCATTCAGGCTATGAACGGATTGCTGATACTGGATGATATGCTGGCAAATCGTAAAGATATAGATCCTGCACGCATCGGCGTGAACGGTGGTTCCGGCGGAGGAACGCAGACGGTGTTGCTTACCGTTTTGGACGACCGTTTTACAGCTGCTGCCCCTGTGGTCAGTCTGGCTTCTCACTTTGATGGCGGTTGCCCGTGTGAAAGTGGCAAGCCCATCCAGCTGGCAGGTGGAGGAACTTGCAATGCGGAACTGGCCGCCCTGTTTGCTCCGCGTCCCATGCTGGTGGTTTCCGACGGAGGAGACTGGACAGCCACGGTTCCTCGTTTGGAATATCCTTACTTGCAACGCATCTACGGTTTTTATGGTGCGACGGACAAGGTGAGCAATGTACATTTGCCGCAAGAACGTCATGATTTCGGTCCGAACAAGCGGAATGCGGTTTATGATTTCTTTATAGACGTGTTCGGCCTTGACCGGAGAATGCTGGATGAAAGTAAAGTAACCATTGAATCGGAAAACGCATTGAAGAGCTTTGGTGAGAAAGGTGAGAAACTGCCAGCCGGAGCCTTAAGATATAAAGAATGA
- a CDS encoding MGH1-like glycoside hydrolase domain-containing protein, translated as MELKQLFTFAAACSLALSVSAQDRVHYTGTELSNPTYHDGQLSPVVGVHNIQVMRANREHPAPDNGNGWTYNHQSMLAYWNGQFYMHYLSDPSDEHIPPSQTFLMTSKDGYHWTNPVTLFPIYRVPDGYTKPGRTDKAKDLDAIMHQRVGFYVSKSGRLIAMGNYGVALDKKDDPNDGNGIGRVVREIKKDGSFGPIYFIYYNHAFNEKNTSYPYFKRSKDKEFVKACQEILDNPRYRMQWVEEADRNDPLIPLHKEYKAYCDYTLPDGRLVSLWKHALTSISEDGGNTWAQPVERAKGFVNSNAKIWGQRLSDGTYATVYNPSEFRWPLAISLSKDGLEYTTLNLVHGEITPMRYGGNYKSFGPQYVRGIQEGNGTPPDGDLWVTYSVNKEDMWVSHIPVPVRAHASAHADDNFANYKDLNELTDWNLYSLQWAPVSLDGKWLVLQDKDLFDYARVERKIPATKELKVSFELMAEQNDKGLLQIEFLDENGIACSRLELTSDGLFRAKGGARFGNLLKYEPGKTYKVEVELSVANRMVTVYVDGKKAGQRMFFAPVPAIERVMFRTGAQRTYPTVDTPADWYGILPNAGEQEPLCTYRIANFKTTSADKDAGAAFLKYKDFKPYVDYFNSMEDENIAQAVPNARASQWMEENIPLFECSQKNFEEMYYYRWWTLRKHIKETPVGYGMTEFLVNRSYADKYNLIACAIGHHIYESRWLRNPEYLNQIIHTWYRGNEGGPMAKMTKFSSWNADAVLGRYMVDGNKEFLLDMVKDLEAEYARWEKTNRLSNGLYWQGDVQDGMEESISGGRRKQYARPTINSYMYGNAKALSLIGIMTGDEGMAMKYGLKADSIKTLVQDKLWNTDHHFFETMRGDASAEVREAIGYIPWYFNLPDASSQYDVAWKEVMDEKGFSAPYGLTTAERRHPEFRTHGVGKCEWDGAIWPFASAQTLTAMANFMNNYPQTVLTDSVYFHQMERYVESQHHRGRPYIGEYLDEVTGYWLKGDQERSRYYNHSTFNDLMITGLIGLRPRMDNTVEVNPLIPEGKWDYFCLDNVLYHGRNLTILWDKDGSRYQRGKGLHIYVDGKEVGHADTLTRVLCENVL; from the coding sequence ATGGAACTGAAACAACTTTTTACCTTTGCAGCAGCCTGTTCGCTGGCACTTTCGGTGTCGGCTCAAGATAGAGTACACTATACAGGCACAGAGCTGTCTAACCCTACCTATCATGACGGACAATTATCACCTGTGGTAGGAGTACACAATATTCAGGTGATGCGCGCCAACCGGGAACATCCTGCACCCGATAACGGCAATGGATGGACATACAATCATCAGTCCATGTTGGCTTATTGGAACGGACAATTCTATATGCATTATCTTTCCGATCCATCAGACGAGCATATTCCTCCCTCACAGACTTTCCTGATGACTTCAAAAGATGGATACCACTGGACAAATCCGGTGACTCTTTTCCCTATCTACCGGGTTCCCGATGGCTATACCAAGCCCGGACGCACAGACAAGGCGAAAGATCTGGATGCCATCATGCATCAGCGTGTAGGCTTCTATGTATCAAAAAGCGGCAGATTGATAGCTATGGGAAACTATGGCGTAGCTCTGGACAAGAAAGATGACCCGAATGACGGGAACGGAATAGGCCGTGTGGTTCGCGAGATTAAGAAAGACGGTTCGTTCGGTCCCATTTATTTCATTTACTATAACCATGCGTTTAATGAAAAGAATACATCCTATCCTTATTTTAAACGCAGCAAAGACAAGGAATTTGTAAAAGCCTGTCAGGAGATTCTGGACAATCCTCGTTACCGTATGCAGTGGGTGGAGGAAGCTGATCGTAATGACCCGTTGATTCCTTTACACAAAGAATACAAAGCGTATTGTGACTATACTTTGCCCGACGGTCGTTTGGTAAGCTTGTGGAAACATGCCCTGACTTCCATCAGCGAGGATGGTGGAAATACGTGGGCGCAACCGGTGGAACGTGCGAAAGGCTTTGTTAACAGTAATGCGAAGATTTGGGGGCAGCGTTTGAGTGACGGTACATACGCCACGGTGTATAATCCTTCCGAGTTCCGTTGGCCGCTGGCTATCTCGCTCAGTAAGGACGGGCTGGAATATACGACCTTGAATTTGGTGCATGGCGAAATTACACCGATGCGTTACGGAGGTAATTATAAATCATTCGGGCCTCAGTATGTACGGGGTATTCAGGAAGGTAACGGAACTCCTCCCGATGGTGATTTGTGGGTGACTTACAGTGTGAACAAGGAGGACATGTGGGTTTCTCATATCCCTGTGCCCGTCCGCGCACATGCCAGTGCACATGCTGACGATAATTTTGCCAACTATAAAGATTTGAATGAACTGACCGACTGGAATTTGTATTCTTTGCAGTGGGCTCCCGTATCATTGGATGGAAAATGGTTGGTGCTGCAAGATAAGGATTTGTTCGATTATGCCCGTGTGGAGCGTAAGATACCTGCTACAAAAGAGCTTAAAGTTTCTTTCGAACTGATGGCGGAGCAGAACGATAAGGGCCTTTTGCAAATAGAATTCCTAGATGAAAACGGTATTGCCTGTTCTCGTTTGGAATTGACTTCCGACGGACTTTTCCGTGCCAAAGGAGGTGCGCGGTTTGGTAATTTGTTGAAGTATGAACCGGGCAAGACGTATAAGGTAGAAGTGGAGCTTTCTGTTGCTAACCGTATGGTAACCGTTTACGTGGATGGAAAGAAAGCAGGACAACGTATGTTCTTTGCTCCCGTTCCGGCCATTGAAAGAGTGATGTTCCGCACCGGAGCGCAACGGACTTATCCTACGGTGGATACCCCGGCAGACTGGTATGGCATTCTGCCGAATGCAGGTGAGCAAGAACCTTTGTGCACCTATCGTATAGCCAATTTCAAGACGACTTCTGCTGATAAGGATGCCGGTGCGGCTTTCTTGAAATATAAGGATTTCAAGCCCTACGTGGATTATTTCAACAGCATGGAGGATGAGAATATAGCCCAGGCTGTTCCCAATGCCCGCGCATCTCAATGGATGGAAGAAAACATACCTCTTTTCGAGTGCTCTCAAAAGAACTTCGAGGAAATGTATTATTATCGTTGGTGGACGCTGCGCAAGCACATCAAGGAAACTCCGGTGGGCTATGGTATGACCGAATTCTTGGTAAACCGTTCGTATGCCGATAAATACAATCTGATAGCTTGTGCCATCGGTCATCATATTTATGAGAGCCGCTGGTTGCGTAACCCGGAATACTTGAATCAGATTATCCATACTTGGTATCGGGGTAACGAAGGAGGCCCGATGGCCAAAATGACCAAGTTTAGCTCGTGGAATGCGGATGCGGTACTGGGACGTTACATGGTCGATGGAAACAAGGAATTCTTGTTGGATATGGTAAAGGATTTGGAAGCGGAATATGCCCGTTGGGAAAAGACAAACCGCCTGTCCAATGGACTTTACTGGCAGGGAGATGTGCAGGATGGCATGGAGGAATCTATCAGTGGAGGTCGTCGTAAGCAATATGCCCGTCCTACTATCAACAGTTATATGTATGGCAACGCCAAAGCGCTCTCTCTTATCGGCATCATGACAGGAGATGAGGGCATGGCCATGAAATATGGATTGAAAGCCGACTCCATTAAAACGTTGGTACAGGATAAGTTGTGGAACACAGACCACCATTTCTTTGAAACGATGCGTGGAGATGCGTCCGCCGAGGTACGCGAGGCTATCGGCTATATCCCTTGGTATTTCAATTTGCCGGATGCTTCTTCCCAATACGATGTGGCATGGAAGGAAGTGATGGACGAGAAAGGTTTTTCCGCACCTTACGGACTTACCACTGCCGAGCGCCGTCATCCTGAGTTCCGTACGCATGGCGTAGGTAAGTGTGAATGGGATGGGGCCATCTGGCCGTTTGCATCTGCACAGACTTTGACTGCAATGGCCAATTTCATGAATAATTATCCTCAGACTGTATTGACAGACAGCGTGTATTTCCATCAAATGGAACGCTATGTGGAGTCGCAACATCATCGTGGGCGTCCCTACATCGGCGAGTATCTGGATGAGGTAACCGGTTATTGGTTGAAAGGGGATCAGGAACGCAGCCGTTATTACAATCATTCTACTTTTAATGATTTGATGATTACCGGTTTGATAGGACTCCGTCCGCGCATGGATAACACAGTGGAGGTGAATCCGTTGATTCCCGAAGGAAAATGGGATTATTTCTGTTTGGATAATGTGTTGTATCATGGCCGTAACCTCACTATTTTGTGGGATAAGGACGGCAGCCGTTACCAGCGTGGAAAAGGTCTGCATATCTATGTGGATGGAAAGGAAGTAGGACATGCCGATACATTGACCCGTGTTCTTTGTGAGAATGTGCTATAA
- a CDS encoding glycoside hydrolase family 28 protein: MNDMNKRTFLSLLLCVCSLSFLHAERVDMQQAGADIQGRKLNTALINSTIDRLNANGGGTLFFPAGTYLTGSIHMKSNITLELEAGATLKFSENFDDFLPYVEVRHEGIMMKSFQPLIYAVDAENITIKGEGTLDGQGKAWWTEFFRVLVDLRDNGKRNINKYQPMFEKENDLKALYAETNEDWHGTLDRRFFRPPFIHPIRCKNVRVEGVKIINSPFWTVNPEFCDNVTIKGITIHNVPSPNTDGINPESCKNVHISDCHISVGDDCITIKSGRDLQARKLGVPCENITITNCTMLSGHGGVVIGSEMSGGVKKVTISNCVFDGTDRGIRLKSTRGRGGIVEDIRVSNIVMSNIKKEAIVLNLKYSKMPAEPKSDRTPEFRNIYVSGVTVRDVNTPIMVVGLPEAPITGIVMRDVYIQNAKQRCVFEDCKDLVLDDVYVDGKEIK; encoded by the coding sequence ATGAACGATATGAATAAACGTACCTTTTTAAGTCTGTTGCTATGTGTTTGCAGTTTGTCTTTTCTGCATGCCGAGCGTGTGGATATGCAGCAAGCCGGTGCCGATATACAAGGCCGGAAATTAAACACGGCATTGATTAATTCTACCATCGACCGCTTGAATGCCAATGGTGGCGGAACACTCTTTTTCCCCGCAGGAACTTATCTCACCGGTTCCATCCACATGAAAAGTAATATTACATTAGAATTGGAAGCAGGAGCCACCTTGAAATTCTCGGAGAACTTTGACGACTTCCTCCCTTATGTGGAAGTGCGTCACGAGGGAATCATGATGAAAAGTTTCCAACCGTTGATTTACGCCGTGGATGCAGAAAATATTACCATCAAGGGAGAAGGAACTCTGGATGGACAAGGTAAGGCATGGTGGACTGAATTTTTCCGTGTACTGGTAGACCTTAGAGATAACGGCAAGAGAAACATCAACAAGTACCAGCCCATGTTCGAGAAGGAAAACGACCTGAAAGCCCTTTACGCTGAAACCAATGAAGACTGGCATGGCACACTGGACCGTCGCTTTTTCCGTCCTCCTTTCATACATCCCATCCGTTGTAAGAATGTACGGGTAGAGGGCGTGAAGATTATCAACTCTCCCTTCTGGACTGTAAATCCTGAATTTTGCGACAATGTGACTATTAAAGGCATTACCATCCACAATGTGCCTTCCCCCAACACGGATGGCATCAACCCCGAGTCTTGTAAGAATGTACACATCAGTGACTGCCACATTTCGGTAGGCGATGACTGCATCACCATCAAATCCGGACGTGACTTGCAAGCGCGTAAACTGGGCGTTCCTTGCGAGAATATCACCATTACCAATTGCACCATGTTGAGCGGACACGGTGGTGTGGTTATCGGCAGCGAGATGAGTGGGGGAGTGAAGAAAGTGACCATCAGCAATTGTGTCTTTGATGGTACAGACCGAGGGATTCGTCTGAAATCCACTCGTGGCCGCGGAGGCATTGTGGAGGATATCCGTGTAAGCAATATTGTGATGAGTAATATCAAGAAAGAAGCTATTGTTCTCAATCTGAAATATAGCAAGATGCCTGCCGAACCGAAGAGTGACCGCACTCCGGAATTTCGTAACATCTATGTTTCGGGTGTGACGGTCCGTGATGTGAATACCCCCATTATGGTGGTGGGCCTGCCCGAAGCGCCTATTACCGGTATTGTGATGCGTGATGTGTATATTCAGAATGCCAAGCAACGCTGTGTCTTTGAAGATTGTAAGGACTTGGTGCTGGATGATGTGTATGTGGATGGTAAAGAAATAAAATAG
- a CDS encoding glycoside hydrolase family 78 protein, with product MNYRKFLIAALLVMSFSVQAKDITITRLTCEMREGRVTISDAPRLGWQMSSPENGTRQTAYEIEVRDVWAGKVVWNSGKVKSARSQLVSCADAALEKDRHYTWRVRVWDEADTPSAWSAPSDFSILTSEAAFAGSEWIGAITRKDARIPEGRKYHGSELKKPEAKAAWAAVDTLAKKSIYLRREFHVAKKVKDATAYVCGLGFYEFSLNGEKVGDSEFAPLWSDYDKSVYYNTYDVTSQVKKGGNAIGVLLGNGFYNVQGGRYRKLQISFGAPTLRFRMVVNYEDGTSETIVSGKDWKYDFSPVLFNCIYGGEDYDARREQKGWNMFGFKEQDWRPVVIQEAPKGVLRPQIAQPVKIMERYDIRKVTKLTAEQITAACKSTKRTVDPSAFVLDMGQNLAGFPEITVRGKKGQKITLLVSESLTDEGACNQRQTGRQHYYEYTLKGEGVETWHPRFSYYGFRYIQVEGAVLKGQKNTLHLPVIQKIQSCFVYNSAPKVSTFQCSNRIFNEAHRLIEKAVRSNMQSVFTDCPHREKLGWLEQDHLCGPGLLYNYDLTGFLPQTLQNIADAQHANGAVPTTAPEYVVFEGPGMDAFAESPEWGCTFVVLPFMYYETYGDDSLIRKYYNGMRRYIDYMTTRANDGIVSFGLGDWYDYGDFRAGFSRNTPVPLVATAHYYMVVRYLVEAARMLDNRYDVAYYTHLGEEINKAFHREFYHKDTRQYGTGSQCSNALPLFLGMVPAEDKQAVLDNLVADIKRHGNRLTTGDVGNRYLFQTLARNGLNELMYTMHNHEEAPGYGFQLKFGATTLTEQWDPRQGSSWNHFMMGQIDEWFFNSLAGIRTVEGKPGMKEIEIRPRPVGDLTYVRASTETLYGKVAVDWTRENGVFTLKVTIPVGCTARVFLPDEKEPKIVESGTYSFKK from the coding sequence ATGAATTACAGAAAATTCTTAATAGCCGCTTTGTTAGTTATGTCTTTCTCCGTGCAGGCGAAAGACATAACTATTACTCGCCTGACGTGTGAGATGCGCGAAGGAAGAGTGACCATCTCTGATGCCCCTCGTTTGGGATGGCAGATGAGTTCGCCGGAAAATGGCACGCGGCAGACTGCTTATGAGATAGAGGTTCGGGATGTATGGGCAGGAAAAGTAGTCTGGAACAGCGGCAAAGTAAAATCCGCTCGAAGCCAGTTGGTTTCTTGTGCGGATGCGGCCTTGGAGAAGGACAGGCATTATACTTGGCGTGTCCGTGTCTGGGATGAGGCTGATACGCCTTCGGCATGGAGTGCCCCCTCTGATTTCAGTATCCTGACTTCCGAAGCAGCTTTCGCCGGCAGTGAATGGATTGGGGCCATTACCCGTAAGGATGCCCGCATACCCGAAGGCCGGAAATATCATGGCAGTGAGCTGAAAAAGCCTGAGGCAAAGGCCGCTTGGGCTGCTGTGGATACTTTGGCAAAGAAAAGTATTTATCTGCGTCGCGAGTTCCATGTGGCAAAGAAAGTGAAAGACGCCACAGCGTATGTATGTGGCTTGGGCTTTTATGAATTTTCGCTGAATGGAGAAAAAGTGGGAGACAGCGAATTTGCCCCCCTTTGGAGCGACTATGACAAAAGTGTCTATTATAATACTTATGATGTCACCTCGCAAGTGAAGAAAGGCGGTAACGCTATCGGAGTCCTGCTGGGAAATGGATTTTACAATGTGCAAGGCGGCCGCTATCGTAAACTGCAAATCAGTTTCGGCGCTCCCACGCTTCGTTTCCGGATGGTGGTGAATTATGAAGACGGAACCAGTGAAACGATTGTTTCCGGAAAGGACTGGAAGTACGATTTCAGTCCCGTACTGTTCAATTGCATCTATGGCGGAGAAGATTATGACGCTCGCCGTGAGCAGAAAGGCTGGAACATGTTCGGTTTTAAAGAGCAGGATTGGCGTCCTGTCGTGATTCAGGAAGCCCCCAAAGGGGTGCTTCGTCCGCAGATAGCGCAACCGGTGAAGATTATGGAGCGTTATGATATCCGGAAAGTGACCAAGCTCACCGCTGAACAGATAACAGCTGCCTGCAAGTCAACCAAACGGACAGTAGATCCGTCTGCCTTTGTGCTGGATATGGGACAGAACCTGGCCGGTTTCCCCGAAATTACCGTCCGTGGAAAGAAAGGGCAGAAAATAACTCTGCTTGTATCCGAATCCCTGACGGATGAAGGAGCTTGCAATCAGCGTCAGACCGGCAGACAACATTATTATGAATATACCCTGAAAGGGGAAGGAGTGGAAACTTGGCATCCTCGTTTTTCTTACTATGGTTTCCGGTATATTCAGGTGGAAGGCGCTGTGCTGAAAGGGCAAAAAAACACCTTGCATCTTCCGGTGATCCAGAAGATACAATCGTGCTTTGTTTATAATTCGGCTCCTAAGGTATCCACATTCCAATGTTCCAATCGTATATTCAATGAGGCCCATCGGCTGATAGAGAAGGCGGTGCGAAGCAATATGCAGTCCGTGTTTACCGATTGTCCTCATCGCGAGAAACTGGGTTGGTTGGAACAAGATCATTTGTGTGGTCCCGGTTTGCTTTACAATTATGATTTGACAGGCTTTCTTCCTCAGACTCTTCAGAACATAGCCGATGCACAGCATGCCAATGGCGCGGTTCCTACCACTGCTCCGGAATATGTGGTGTTCGAGGGTCCCGGTATGGATGCTTTTGCCGAATCTCCCGAATGGGGATGTACCTTTGTGGTATTGCCTTTCATGTATTATGAAACGTATGGGGATGATTCATTGATTAGAAAATACTATAACGGAATGCGCCGTTACATTGATTATATGACTACCCGTGCCAATGATGGAATCGTTTCTTTCGGACTGGGCGATTGGTATGATTATGGAGATTTCCGGGCCGGATTTTCTCGTAATACGCCTGTTCCTTTAGTAGCTACCGCCCATTATTATATGGTTGTTCGCTATTTGGTGGAGGCGGCACGTATGCTGGATAATAGGTATGATGTAGCATATTACACTCATTTGGGTGAAGAAATTAATAAAGCATTCCATCGGGAGTTTTATCATAAGGATACTCGTCAGTATGGTACGGGAAGTCAGTGCAGTAATGCCCTGCCGTTGTTTCTCGGAATGGTTCCTGCCGAAGATAAACAGGCGGTACTTGATAACTTGGTAGCGGATATAAAACGTCATGGTAACCGGCTGACTACTGGTGATGTGGGAAATCGTTATTTGTTCCAGACACTAGCCCGTAACGGACTGAATGAGCTGATGTACACCATGCATAACCATGAAGAGGCCCCGGGGTATGGTTTCCAACTGAAATTTGGAGCTACCACGCTGACCGAGCAATGGGATCCGCGACAAGGTTCTTCGTGGAATCACTTTATGATGGGGCAGATTGATGAATGGTTCTTCAACTCGCTGGCGGGTATCCGCACCGTTGAGGGAAAACCGGGAATGAAGGAAATAGAAATACGTCCCCGTCCGGTAGGCGATTTGACATACGTCCGGGCTTCGACTGAAACTCTCTATGGAAAGGTTGCAGTAGACTGGACACGCGAGAATGGAGTCTTTACATTGAAAGTAACGATACCTGTAGGGTGTACGGCACGCGTATTCCTTCCCGATGAGAAAGAGCCGAAGATAGTGGAAAGCGGAACTTATTCTTTTAAGAAATAA